CTGGAGGAACTGACGCACACGGTGGGGCGCGCGGTCCTCCTCGCGAAGAGCAGCCAGGCCGGACAGCGACGCCAGGCCCAGGTCGCAAAACTGCAGGCCAGCGCCCTCGCCCTGGCCGACCTGGTCCGGTGGGATGTCCTGGGGGAGTTCCTCCAGAACAACCAGGTCCTCTTCCAGCGGGTCATCGACTTCATCGCGGAGGTTCTGGAGGTGGAGATCGTCTCCCTGATGCTGGTGGACGAGGCCACCCAGACCCTCCGCATCGCCGTGGCTCGCGGCATCAGCGAGGATGTGATCCAGGGCGCCCGGCCGAAGGTGGGGGACGGGATCGCCGGTCGGGTGGCCCGGAAGGGGGAGCCCCTCCTGATCAAGGACATCCGGCAGGAGTCCGTCTTCAGCGAGTCCCGCTTCTACCCCCGCTACACGACGCGGTCGCTCATGAGCGTCCCGGTCAAGGTGAACGGGAAGACGGTGGGGGTGCTGAACGCCAACAACAAGCGCTCGGGCGAGTCCTTCGACGAGTACGACATGGCCCTCTTCGTCACCTTCTCCTGCCTGGTCTCGCTGGCGCTGGCCAACGCGCAGCTCTTCCAGCAGCTCACCCGGAGCGTGGAGGAGCTGGCCCACACCAATCAGGAGCTCCGCCGGGC
This genomic window from Candidatus Methylomirabilis sp. contains:
- a CDS encoding response regulator, with protein sequence MSECVLIIDDERLFRTLVADHLAKEGYRVLAAGSGEEGLKTLGTEPVHAVLLDLVMPGLDGMEVLRRIKRDRPELPVIMVTGYRTPERAITAVEDGAFDVVSKPVNLEELTHTVGRAVLLAKSSQAGQRRQAQVAKLQASALALADLVRWDVLGEFLQNNQVLFQRVIDFIAEVLEVEIVSLMLVDEATQTLRIAVARGISEDVIQGARPKVGDGIAGRVARKGEPLLIKDIRQESVFSESRFYPRYTTRSLMSVPVKVNGKTVGVLNANNKRSGESFDEYDMALFVTFSCLVSLALANAQLFQQLTRSVEELAHTNQELRRANRELEKRLQEAG